The Streptomyces sp. JB150 genomic interval TGCGCCGCGCCGTCGGCGTCCATGTGCTGCCCGCCGACCACACCCGTGCCCGTGCCGTGCTGGCCGCGGCCCGCTCCTCCGCGCTGCTGGGCGACCCCCGGTTCGTCCAGGTCCTCGACGCCGTCGAGGAGAACGACCTCGTGTACGTGGTCCACGAATGGCTGCCCGACGCCACCGAGCTGACCACGCTGCTCTCCGCCGGGCCGCTGGAGCCGCACGACGCCTACCAGCTGGTCAGCCAGGTCGCCTCCGCCATGGCCGCCGCACACCGCGAGGGCCTGGCCCATCTGCGCCTCAACCCCAACGCCGTGCTGCGCACCTCCACCGGCCAGTGGCGGATCCGCGGCCTCGCCGTCAACGCCGCGCTGCGCGGCATCAGCTCCGACACCCCGCAGCAAGCCGACACGGAAGCCATCGGCGCCCTGCTGTACGCCGCGCTCACCCAGCGCTGGCCCTACGAGAACGACGCCTACGGCCTGTCCGGGCTGCCCAAGGACGTCGGCCTGATCGCCCCGGACCAGGTACGCGCCGGTGTCCACCGGGGCCTGTCGGAACTCGCCATGCGCGCGCTCGCCAACGACGGCGCCACCGCCTCCCGTCACGAGTCCCCCTGCACCACGCCGGAGGAACTGGTCAAGGCGATCGGGGAGATGCCCCGCATCCGCCCGCCGGAGCCGACGTTCACCGCCCCGCCGGAGTACCAGCGCACCACCTACCAGCAGGGCACGTACGGCCGCACCGCGCCGCATCCCGGCGTCACCCAGCCGGTCGCCACCCCGCCGCCCCCGTTGCAGAGCCGCACCGGCAAGGCCCTCAAGTGGGCCGTCTCCGCCCTGTTGATCGCCGCCCTCGGACTGGGCAGCTGGCAGCTCGCGGACGCCCTGATGGACCAGGGCGGCAAGGCCGACGACCCGAACCAGACGCAGACGACGGACAGCGAGGACAAGAACACCGCGAAGCCGAAGAAGCCGCAGCCGATCGCCATCCAGCAGGCCCGCGACTTCGACCCGTTCGGCAAGGACGGATCCGAGAAGCCCGGCGACATAAGCAAGGTCTACGACGGCACTCCCGGCACGTACTGGCAGACGGACTACTACCTGGGCGCCAAGTTCGGCAATCTCAAGAGCGGCGTCGGCGTCATCCTCGACCTCGGCAAGGTCCAGGAGGTCGGCAACGTGTCGGTCACCTTCGTGGGCAGCACCTCGGTCGAGCTGCGGGCTGCCGAGGGGGACGCGGAGCCGCAGACCTTCGACGCCTACGCCAGGGTCGCGGGCGGCGCGGGCACCACGGTGCAGCTGAAGCCCGGCAAGGAACTCAAGGCCCGCTACCTGCTGGTGTGGCTGACCGAGCTGCCGCTCCAGGCGGACAGCGGCCAGTACCGCGGCAGGGTCGTCGACATCAAGGTGACCAGCTGAAAGGGCGGGGGCGGGGGCGTGCGGAGCGACCATCACGATGCACCTGACGAGGTCCTTCTGGCGCGCCACGTCGCCGGCGACCCCCAAGCCTTCGGGGAGCTGGTCCGGCGTCACCGGGACCGGCTCTGGGCCGTCGCCCTGCGCACCCTCGGCGATCGCGAGGAGGCGGCCGACGCGGTGCAGGACGCTCTCGTCTCGGCCTTTCGCGCCGCCCACACCTTCCAGGGCAAATCGGCCGTCACGACGTGGCTGCACAGGATCACGGTGAACGCCTGCCTGGACCACGCCCGCAAGGCCGCCTCCCGCAAGACGGCACCCGTCGACGACACCGAGCGCCTGGAACAGCTGCTGGAGCCGCACGAGTCGGCCTCGGCGCCCGCCGAGCGCAACGATCTGCACCGGCAGCTCCTGGAGGCGCTCGGCACGCTTCCGCCCGACCAGCGCGCCGCGCTCGTCCTGGTCGACATGCAGGGCTACCCGGTCGCCGAGGCCGCCCGCGTGCTGGACGTACCGACCGGGACGGTCAAGAGCCGCTGCGCCCGCGGCAGAGCGAAACTGCTGCCCCTGCTCACCCATCTGCGGCCGGAGAACACCGCTGCCGGCACACCACCGGATGAGGAGCGGAACCGGACTCAGGGGACATCCGTCCCACCGGCAGCGGGCCCACGCGACGGAAGCCCGCGACACACCGGGTCGAGCGATTCAGCTGCTGTGAAGGGCGGAGGTGGGCGAGCGTGACTTCCACGACGGACGCGGCCGGGCACCCGGACGTCACCGAGATCTCCGACTTCACCGAGGGCCTGCTTCCTCCCTCCCGCACCACGGACATACGACGGCATCTGGACGCGTGCGGGCTGTGCGCCGACGTCCACGCCTCGCTGGAAGAGATCCGGGGCCTGCTGGGCACCCTGCCGGGCCCTCCGCGCATGCCCGCCGATGTCGCGGGCCGGATCGATGCCGCCCTCGCCGCGGAGGCCCTGCTGAACGCCTCGGCGCCCGAGCCGGCGACGGAGGACGGTGTCGGCGAACCGGCGGCGGAGGACAGCACCGGCAAGCCGGTGACCACCGGCAGCCTCATGTCCGACGCGTCCGCCACGCACAGCGGCCCAGACACCACTGCCGCGCCCGACACCACTGCCGCGTCCGGCACCCGCAGCGACGACGGCGCCCGTGTTTCACGTGAAACATCCACCGTCACCGACCGCCCTGCCGGTCGCGCCCATGTCTCCTCCACCGGACCCGGCCGCAAGAACCGTGGCGACCGCAGAGACCGCGGAACCCGCAGGCTCGGTGGCCGTCGCAGGGCGGCCGTCCTGGGCGCCGCTCTCTCGGCTGCCGCGCTGGGGCTCGGTTCCGTCCTGTGGACGTCTCTGAGTGGCACCGAGCCGGGCACCTCGGCCCACGAGCGCCAGACCACCGCCGCGGACACCTTCGCCGAGGGACGACTCGAGACACAGGTCGCGGACCTCCTCGCCGAGCAGGACGGCACCCGGAAGGGCTCGCGCAGCCCGGACCGGGGCATCGAGACCACCCCCGGCTCCGGTCAGCCCCGCGTCTTCCAGCACCCCACCGCAGACGTCCCCGACTGCGTCCAGCAGGGCATCGGACAGCAGGGCGAAGCCCTCGCCACTGAGGAAGGCGTCTACCAGGGGACGGACGCGCTGCTCGTCGTCCTCGCCGACGGCTCCGACCCCGCACGGGTGACCGCCTACATCGTCGAGTCGACGTGTGTGAAGGAGCCCGCGGCGGGTGCGGCAAAGGTGCTGTTGAAGAAGTCCTACGCACGCTGAGGCAGCGCCTCGTGCGTTCCTCGTCCTCGGGACCGCGTCTCGTATAGCGGTCACCCGCCCGTGTGCCCGGCCACAGCGGGAATGCGCGCCCCTTAGGATCCGTTGGGTGGGGTGAGAGTTCTGAAAGGAGCTCCACCGGTCAAACGAC includes:
- a CDS encoding protein kinase family protein, encoding MAERSTAAVDVADNSGEEPLTAKADQADQSTADGVAQKRERDTERNEAQGSDGIEGPVKKASPPELHSGHKLARRYRLEECVTRLDGFSSWRAVDEKLRRAVGVHVLPADHTRARAVLAAARSSALLGDPRFVQVLDAVEENDLVYVVHEWLPDATELTTLLSAGPLEPHDAYQLVSQVASAMAAAHREGLAHLRLNPNAVLRTSTGQWRIRGLAVNAALRGISSDTPQQADTEAIGALLYAALTQRWPYENDAYGLSGLPKDVGLIAPDQVRAGVHRGLSELAMRALANDGATASRHESPCTTPEELVKAIGEMPRIRPPEPTFTAPPEYQRTTYQQGTYGRTAPHPGVTQPVATPPPPLQSRTGKALKWAVSALLIAALGLGSWQLADALMDQGGKADDPNQTQTTDSEDKNTAKPKKPQPIAIQQARDFDPFGKDGSEKPGDISKVYDGTPGTYWQTDYYLGAKFGNLKSGVGVILDLGKVQEVGNVSVTFVGSTSVELRAAEGDAEPQTFDAYARVAGGAGTTVQLKPGKELKARYLLVWLTELPLQADSGQYRGRVVDIKVTS
- the sigM gene encoding RNA polymerase sigma factor SigM, which translates into the protein MRSDHHDAPDEVLLARHVAGDPQAFGELVRRHRDRLWAVALRTLGDREEAADAVQDALVSAFRAAHTFQGKSAVTTWLHRITVNACLDHARKAASRKTAPVDDTERLEQLLEPHESASAPAERNDLHRQLLEALGTLPPDQRAALVLVDMQGYPVAEAARVLDVPTGTVKSRCARGRAKLLPLLTHLRPENTAAGTPPDEERNRTQGTSVPPAAGPRDGSPRHTGSSDSAAVKGGGGRA